The following are encoded in a window of Bacillus sp. es.036 genomic DNA:
- a CDS encoding alpha/beta fold hydrolase — MPFMNLEDDLELYYEDVGMGSPVIFIHGVWMSSRFFKKQLPYFRQKYRAISLDLRGHGQSSHVQTGHTVANYARDLKKFIDELHLKEVTLVGWSMGAFVIWEYLHQFGEDNVKGTVIVDELASDFKWPDFDIGAFDLPALTGMMRDIQSDQKELLQGFIPLMFKEERSQSELEWMLEETTKMPASIASAILFDQSIIDCRPYLNQITKPTLLCFGKEEKLIPVAAGEHLEREIPNAKLVLFEDSCHCPFIEETDRFNRIVDEFIGNLI, encoded by the coding sequence ATGCCATTCATGAATCTTGAAGATGACCTTGAACTTTATTATGAAGATGTGGGAATGGGGAGTCCGGTTATCTTTATTCACGGTGTTTGGATGAGTAGCCGTTTTTTCAAAAAGCAGCTTCCTTACTTTAGACAGAAGTATCGAGCAATTTCTTTGGATTTAAGGGGTCATGGCCAGTCCTCTCATGTTCAAACTGGTCATACTGTGGCAAACTATGCTCGTGATCTTAAGAAGTTCATCGATGAGCTTCACTTAAAAGAAGTCACGCTAGTGGGTTGGTCAATGGGAGCCTTTGTCATTTGGGAATATTTGCATCAGTTCGGTGAAGACAATGTGAAGGGCACGGTTATTGTTGATGAGCTCGCATCTGACTTCAAATGGCCTGATTTTGATATAGGTGCATTCGATCTCCCAGCACTTACAGGAATGATGAGAGACATTCAATCCGATCAGAAGGAATTACTTCAAGGGTTTATTCCTCTCATGTTTAAAGAGGAACGATCTCAATCCGAGCTTGAGTGGATGTTAGAGGAGACAACGAAAATGCCAGCTTCCATTGCTAGTGCTATTTTATTCGATCAATCGATCATTGACTGCCGTCCTTATTTAAATCAAATCACGAAACCAACGCTATTGTGTTTTGGAAAAGAAGAAAAGCTCATCCCTGTAGCAGCAGGAGAACACTTAGAACGTGAAATCCCTAACGCAAAACTCGTCTTATTCGAAGATAGCTGCCACTGTCCATTTATAGAAGAAACTGACCGATTTAATCGGATCGTTGATGAATTTATAGGGAATTTAATTTAG
- a CDS encoding Glu/Leu/Phe/Val family dehydrogenase, with product METAVSQQLKQDEKQDTESLNLFHSTQIVVKEALDQLGYSDEMYELLKEPMRMLTVRIPVRMDNDKVRIFTGYRSQHNDAVGPTKGGVRFHPEVNEDEVKALSLWMSLKCGIANLPYGGGKGGIICDPREMSFRELERLSRGYVRAISQVVGPTKDIPAPDVFTNSQIMAWMMDEYSRIREFDSPGFITGKPVVLGGSHGRETATARGVTICIEEAARKKGIKLQGARVVIQGFGNAGSFLAKFMHDAGAKIIGISDAYGAIYNSEGLDIDDLLDRRDSFGTVTTLFNNTITNKDLLELDCDILVPAAISNQITIENASAIKASIVVEAANGPTTIEATKILTKRGILLVPDVLASSGGVTVSYFEWVQNNQGYYWTEEEVEARLRKVIVESFAKVYEISKTYHVDTRLAAYMAGIRKMAEASKFRGWV from the coding sequence ATGGAAACGGCAGTTAGCCAACAATTAAAGCAGGATGAAAAACAAGATACGGAATCACTGAATTTATTTCACTCCACTCAAATTGTCGTGAAGGAAGCGCTGGACCAATTAGGCTATTCAGATGAGATGTATGAACTTTTAAAAGAACCAATGAGAATGCTAACTGTCCGTATTCCTGTGCGAATGGATAATGATAAGGTTCGTATTTTTACCGGATATCGGTCCCAACATAATGATGCGGTGGGACCAACAAAAGGTGGGGTGCGATTTCATCCAGAGGTAAATGAAGATGAAGTAAAGGCGCTATCTTTATGGATGAGCTTAAAATGTGGGATCGCCAATTTACCTTACGGCGGAGGAAAGGGCGGGATCATTTGTGATCCGCGCGAGATGTCTTTTCGCGAATTGGAACGGTTAAGCCGTGGCTATGTTCGTGCAATCAGTCAGGTTGTTGGACCGACAAAAGATATTCCTGCTCCAGATGTTTTCACAAATTCACAAATTATGGCATGGATGATGGATGAATACAGTCGGATTCGTGAATTCGATTCTCCTGGATTCATTACGGGTAAACCAGTGGTGCTTGGTGGCTCTCATGGAAGAGAAACGGCAACAGCTCGTGGTGTAACGATCTGCATTGAAGAGGCTGCTAGAAAAAAGGGAATCAAGCTACAGGGAGCACGCGTAGTTATTCAGGGGTTTGGCAATGCTGGGAGTTTCCTAGCGAAATTCATGCATGATGCTGGAGCTAAAATCATTGGAATCTCTGATGCTTATGGTGCGATTTATAATTCTGAAGGTCTTGATATTGATGACTTGCTAGATCGGCGCGATAGTTTTGGAACGGTGACAACTTTATTTAACAACACGATTACGAATAAGGATCTCCTTGAGTTAGACTGCGATATTCTTGTGCCAGCTGCGATTTCAAATCAAATTACAATCGAAAATGCTTCAGCCATTAAAGCTTCCATTGTAGTAGAAGCTGCTAATGGACCGACAACAATCGAGGCTACCAAAATCTTAACAAAGCGGGGTATTTTACTTGTTCCTGATGTACTGGCAAGTTCAGGTGGTGTGACAGTCTCGTATTTTGAATGGGTTCAAAATAATCAGGGGTACTATTGGACCGAAGAAGAAGTAGAAGCAAGGTTGCGAAAGGTGATCGTTGAGTCTTTTGCGAAAGTTTATGAAATCTCAAAAACTTACCACGTTGATACAAGGTTAGCAGCTTATATGGCAGGAATTCGAAAGATGGCAGAAGCTTCAAAGTTTCGAGGTTGGGTTTAG
- the nhaC gene encoding Na+/H+ antiporter NhaC — MRRTDKQMTFGLAIVPFIAMIVAMVFTIVVFEGSAHIPLILGAVVSAFIAWFVGFSWGEIESSIYKGIRLALPAVVIIILVGIVIGAWIGGGIVATMFYYGLKLISPAFFLVSIAVICAIVSIATGSSWSTMGTIGIAGMGIGMSMDIPSGMVAGAIISGAYFGDKMSPLSDTTNLASGTVGANLFEHIKHMTYTTVPAFIIALGVYWYLGTKFASNKIDFEKIEAIMKVLQEEFVISPWLLIAPALVIVLVSKKVPVIPSLISGIILGFLADVFVQGGDVGTAVNTLQSGFFIETGNATIDELFNRGGIDDMMYTVSLVICAMTFGGILENTGMLHAIVNQIIKIAKTAKGLLTTTVMSAFATNVLTAEQYISVVLPGRMYVKRYRELNLHPKNLSRAIEDGGTLTSVFVPWNTCAVFIFGTLGVSVIDYAPYAILNYLVPILSIVFAWSGLTIAYMTKEERMNWVEDEEKVEEVG; from the coding sequence ATGAGGAGAACCGATAAGCAGATGACTTTTGGTTTAGCAATTGTTCCGTTCATAGCTATGATTGTTGCGATGGTTTTTACCATTGTCGTTTTTGAAGGAAGTGCCCATATCCCTCTTATTTTGGGCGCTGTTGTATCCGCTTTCATTGCTTGGTTTGTTGGTTTCAGTTGGGGTGAAATCGAATCTAGTATTTACAAAGGAATTCGTCTTGCGTTACCAGCAGTGGTTATCATCATTCTTGTAGGGATTGTGATAGGCGCATGGATTGGCGGAGGAATTGTAGCAACAATGTTTTATTATGGTTTAAAGCTCATATCGCCGGCTTTTTTCTTAGTGTCTATTGCGGTTATTTGTGCAATTGTCTCGATTGCGACGGGAAGTTCGTGGTCCACAATGGGGACAATCGGTATTGCAGGGATGGGAATAGGAATGAGCATGGACATTCCTTCTGGAATGGTGGCTGGAGCGATTATTTCAGGAGCGTACTTTGGCGATAAAATGTCCCCTCTTTCAGATACGACGAATCTCGCTTCAGGAACAGTAGGGGCAAATTTGTTCGAACATATTAAGCATATGACGTATACTACAGTGCCCGCCTTTATCATTGCTCTGGGTGTTTACTGGTATTTAGGAACAAAATTTGCCTCAAATAAGATTGATTTTGAGAAAATCGAAGCGATTATGAAAGTGTTACAAGAAGAGTTCGTTATTTCACCTTGGCTCCTTATAGCGCCAGCTCTAGTAATTGTATTAGTATCAAAAAAAGTACCCGTTATCCCTTCCTTAATTTCTGGTATTATTCTGGGTTTTCTTGCTGATGTTTTTGTGCAGGGCGGTGATGTAGGAACAGCAGTCAATACATTGCAAAGCGGGTTTTTCATTGAAACAGGGAATGCCACAATCGATGAACTTTTCAATCGAGGTGGCATAGACGATATGATGTATACCGTCTCTCTCGTAATTTGTGCGATGACGTTTGGTGGAATACTAGAAAACACAGGAATGCTTCATGCAATTGTAAATCAAATTATTAAAATAGCAAAAACAGCGAAAGGGTTATTAACGACGACAGTTATGTCTGCCTTTGCAACAAATGTGTTAACGGCAGAGCAATATATATCAGTAGTGTTACCAGGTCGGATGTATGTAAAGAGATATAGAGAGTTAAATCTCCATCCCAAAAATTTATCAAGGGCGATCGAGGATGGAGGGACTTTAACTTCGGTGTTTGTCCCGTGGAATACGTGTGCTGTATTTATCTTTGGTACGTTAGGAGTTTCTGTGATTGACTATGCGCCATATGCGATCTTAAACTATCTTGTACCTATTCTTTCGATTGTCTTTGCGTGGAGTGGTTTAACAATTGCTTATATGACAAAGGAAGAGAGAATGAACTGGGTGGAGGATGAAGAGAAGGTAGAAGAAGTAGGATAA
- a CDS encoding ornithine--oxo-acid transaminase — translation MKTQTTTENVIEKTTQLGANNYNPLPIVITEAEGVWVKDPEGNRYMDMLSAYSAVNQGHRHPKIIQALKDQADRITLTSRAFHNDQLAPFYEKVAKLTNKAKVLPMNTGAEAVETAIKTVRRWAYDVKGVSENQAEIIACVGNFHGRTMTAVSLSSEAEYQRGFGPMLPGIKLIPYGDIDALRKAITPNTAAFLFEPIQGEAGIVIPPEGFLKEAYDVCKENNVLYVADEIQAGLGRSGKTFACDWENVEPDIYILGKALGGGVFPISCIAANEEILGVFNPGSHGSTFGGNPLGCAVSVAALEVLEDEQLAQRSLELGNYFQEKLKEIDNPLIKDVRGKGLFIGVELTESARPYCEKLKEEGLLCKETHDTVIRFAPPLVISRKDLEWAIAKIVNVLSK, via the coding sequence ATGAAGACACAAACAACGACTGAGAATGTGATTGAAAAAACAACTCAACTTGGAGCGAATAACTATAACCCGCTTCCAATTGTTATTACGGAAGCGGAAGGGGTTTGGGTAAAAGACCCTGAAGGTAACCGATACATGGATATGCTGAGCGCTTATTCAGCAGTTAATCAAGGACACCGTCATCCGAAAATCATTCAAGCGTTAAAAGATCAAGCAGATCGCATTACGTTAACTTCTAGAGCTTTTCATAACGACCAATTGGCTCCGTTTTATGAGAAGGTCGCAAAGCTAACGAATAAAGCAAAAGTTCTTCCAATGAACACGGGGGCAGAAGCAGTAGAAACTGCCATTAAAACAGTGCGACGCTGGGCTTATGATGTGAAAGGCGTTTCTGAAAATCAGGCTGAGATTATTGCATGCGTCGGGAATTTCCATGGACGTACAATGACGGCTGTATCCCTTTCTTCTGAGGCTGAATACCAGAGAGGATTCGGTCCAATGTTACCGGGAATTAAATTGATTCCTTACGGTGACATTGATGCGCTACGAAAGGCCATTACACCAAATACAGCTGCTTTCTTATTTGAACCGATTCAAGGAGAAGCAGGGATTGTCATTCCTCCAGAAGGCTTTTTAAAGGAAGCTTATGATGTTTGTAAAGAGAATAATGTGCTTTACGTTGCAGATGAAATTCAAGCGGGTCTTGGGCGCTCTGGTAAAACATTTGCCTGCGATTGGGAAAATGTTGAGCCGGATATTTATATTCTTGGAAAAGCGCTGGGCGGAGGCGTCTTCCCAATCTCATGTATTGCAGCTAATGAAGAGATTCTTGGTGTCTTTAATCCTGGCTCACACGGATCAACATTTGGGGGGAATCCACTTGGGTGTGCCGTTTCCGTTGCTGCGCTTGAAGTTTTAGAAGACGAACAGTTAGCTCAGCGGTCACTCGAACTTGGAAACTATTTTCAAGAAAAATTAAAGGAAATCGACAACCCTCTTATAAAAGATGTGCGCGGTAAAGGATTATTTATCGGAGTTGAATTAACAGAGTCAGCAAGACCTTACTGCGAAAAGTTAAAAGAAGAAGGACTTTTATGTAAGGAAACGCATGATACGGTGATTCGATTTGCACCACCGCTCGTGATTTCACGTAAAGATCTTGAATGGGCCATAGCTAAAATCGTAAATGTGTTATCCAAGTAA
- a CDS encoding sigma-54 interaction domain-containing protein: MNQVYKKIIDEIDVGVHVIDEKGKTIIYNPKMMQIEAMDHQDVLDKYLLDVFMFSANESSTLVKALQKGVETSNVKQTYFNNKGKEITTINHSFPILENGTIKGAVEISNDVTKLERLIRDNMNRKGNTRFTFDSIIGSSLAIQEVIENTKRSTRTSSSVLIVGETGTGKELFAQSIHNGSHRSSAPFISQNCAALPDNLIESLLFGTKRGAFTGATERPGLFEQAEGGTLLLDEINSLSMNLQAKLLRVLQEKTIRRIGDTEDKAIDVRIIATMNEDPIEAIAKERMRKDLYYRLGVVTLFIPPLRERKEDISLLVDSFISKYNDLFQMDVKGVDTEVSESFQAYDWPGNVRELEHIIEGAMNLMMSEDIIHYSHLPIQYRNKSPLQKERHLIEPDQLTIHHSNQVIPLKEQMEKTEKNYIQQVLKENKNNISKTAQVLGLSRQSLQYRLRKFDIQT, from the coding sequence ATAAACCAGGTATATAAAAAAATCATCGATGAAATCGACGTAGGTGTTCATGTGATCGACGAGAAAGGTAAAACGATCATTTACAATCCGAAAATGATGCAAATTGAAGCAATGGATCACCAGGATGTGCTTGATAAATATTTATTAGATGTTTTCATGTTCTCTGCAAATGAAAGCAGCACGCTCGTTAAGGCGCTTCAAAAGGGGGTCGAAACGTCTAATGTGAAACAAACGTATTTCAATAATAAAGGGAAAGAAATCACGACAATTAATCACTCTTTTCCCATTTTAGAAAATGGTACGATTAAAGGCGCTGTCGAAATTTCTAACGATGTGACTAAATTAGAACGGTTAATCCGAGATAATATGAATCGAAAAGGGAACACGCGCTTTACATTTGATAGCATTATCGGAAGTAGTCTTGCTATTCAAGAAGTGATTGAGAATACAAAACGCAGTACGCGAACGTCGTCGTCTGTTTTAATTGTAGGGGAGACCGGTACGGGGAAAGAATTATTCGCGCAAAGCATTCACAATGGAAGCCATCGCTCTTCGGCTCCATTTATCTCGCAAAATTGCGCAGCACTGCCGGATAACTTAATTGAAAGCCTTCTTTTTGGGACAAAGCGTGGTGCTTTTACAGGCGCCACGGAACGACCAGGATTATTCGAACAAGCAGAGGGCGGAACGTTATTACTTGATGAAATCAATTCTTTAAGTATGAATTTACAAGCGAAACTATTGAGAGTCCTGCAGGAAAAAACAATTAGGCGCATTGGTGATACAGAAGATAAGGCCATTGACGTCAGAATTATCGCTACAATGAACGAAGACCCCATTGAAGCCATTGCGAAGGAACGAATGCGTAAAGACTTGTATTACCGACTTGGGGTTGTGACACTATTTATCCCGCCACTTAGAGAAAGGAAAGAGGATATCTCTTTGTTAGTAGATTCCTTTATCTCAAAATATAATGATCTCTTTCAAATGGATGTGAAAGGAGTAGATACCGAAGTCTCTGAGTCATTCCAGGCTTACGATTGGCCAGGGAATGTTCGAGAATTAGAGCATATTATTGAAGGAGCGATGAATTTAATGATGAGCGAAGACATCATACACTATTCTCATTTGCCCATTCAGTATCGAAATAAATCTCCATTACAAAAAGAAAGACATTTGATTGAGCCTGATCAACTAACCATTCATCACTCAAATCAAGTCATCCCATTGAAAGAACAAATGGAGAAAACTGAAAAAAATTATATTCAACAAGTGCTTAAAGAAAATAAAAACAACATCTCGAAAACAGCACAGGTGTTAGGTCTGAGTAGACAAAGCTTGCAGTACCGGTTAAGGAAGTTTGATATTCAAACGTAA
- a CDS encoding PH domain-containing protein: MGILSGFMGNASTMKKEDVKKELSNILADTEEVNAAFKLVRDLIVFTDKRLLFVDKQGMTGKKVEYHSVPYKSISHFSIETAGHFDLDAELKIWVSSSQTPTFSKQFKKDDSIYTIQKILTQLCG; encoded by the coding sequence ATGGGCATTTTAAGCGGATTTATGGGAAATGCTTCTACGATGAAAAAAGAAGATGTGAAGAAAGAACTGTCTAACATTCTTGCTGACACAGAAGAGGTGAACGCTGCGTTTAAGCTTGTTAGAGATTTAATCGTGTTCACAGACAAACGGCTTTTATTTGTTGACAAGCAGGGGATGACAGGTAAGAAAGTAGAATATCATTCTGTTCCATATAAGAGCATTTCGCACTTCAGTATTGAAACAGCAGGACACTTCGATCTTGATGCAGAACTTAAAATCTGGGTCTCTAGTTCACAGACTCCTACTTTCTCAAAACAGTTTAAGAAGGATGATAGCATCTATACAATCCAAAAAATTCTTACGCAGCTTTGCGGATAA